The Synechococcus sp. M16.1 genome includes the window GAGGTGCATTGCGACCTGAACCCCGATGCTCCGGAATGCCGCGTCTATGACGACTGACGAAGGTCGAAACCAGATGGGCCGATTGGCCCGCAAGGATGGATAAAAGATGCAGGGAAGCCCATGGATCTGACCCCATACCTGCAAAGTGAGCCCAAGTCTCCCGACGAAGAGCCCCTGCTTTCCGTTGCCATCAGCGGAAGCATTGCCTTGGCAATGAAGGGACGATTTTTCCTGCGCTGCTTCTGCGAAAGTTTTAGCGAACGATCTCGTATCGGCTGTGCCGTTACGGATGAAGAGTCCTGCCTGAGTTATCTCAAAAAGGATTCCTTTGAGCTACTTCTCTGCACGGATCTACTTGAAAAAGGCAACGGCTTTGAGTTGGCGCGCAAAGCCCAAGAGCTTCAATCCGGCCTGAAGGTCGTGGTGCTGGCATTAAGCGATGCCATTCCGGTGGAATACGACAACGCGCCATGGCTGGAAGCCGTGGTTGCCGAAGCCGACATCATCGAAGACCGCAAACCTCTTGAAGCAGCTGTGCTGGCAGTGATGGGACATCACTCCTATCGCAGCCCATCACTACGCTCCGACGAACTTCCCTATCTCAGCTGCCCGCGACTGACACCTCGCGAATACGAAGTTCTCGACCGCCTCGCCCGCGGAATGTCCGATAGAGAAATCGCCGAGGATCTCATCGTCACCGAAGAAACCGCACGCACCTACACCAAACGGCTCCTGCGAACCCTTGAAGTGAACAACCGGGTTCAGGCGGTGCTGAAAGGAATGCGCTGCGGCATGGTTCAGATCTGA containing:
- a CDS encoding response regulator transcription factor; this translates as MDLTPYLQSEPKSPDEEPLLSVAISGSIALAMKGRFFLRCFCESFSERSRIGCAVTDEESCLSYLKKDSFELLLCTDLLEKGNGFELARKAQELQSGLKVVVLALSDAIPVEYDNAPWLEAVVAEADIIEDRKPLEAAVLAVMGHHSYRSPSLRSDELPYLSCPRLTPREYEVLDRLARGMSDREIAEDLIVTEETARTYTKRLLRTLEVNNRVQAVLKGMRCGMVQI